CACGGGATCCGTCGCCTACCATCGGGGGAATGACGCCCGAGGCGCGACGCAAGAAGAGCAAGCTCTTGAGCTTTCTGCTGCGTCATCGGCCGGACATGGTGGGACTCCGTCTCGACGCGGGCGGCTGGCTCGGTTGCACCGAGCTGCTGGAGGCCATCGCGCGCGAGGGTTTCTCTCTCACGGAAGAAGAACTTCGCGAAGTCGTCGCGACGAGTGACAAGGCGCGCTTCGAGATGAGCGCCGACGGCAAACGCGTCCGCGCAGTGCAGGGACATTCCGTCGACGTGGAGCTGGGCTACCGCGCCGAGACGCCTCCGGAGCTTCTGTTCCACGGCACGAGCGCCGGAGCGGTGCCGAGCATCCTGCGCAGTGGTCTCGACCCGCGTAGCCGCGTGCACGTGCACCTCAGCCCGGACCGCGCGAGTGCCGAGATCGTCGCACGACGTCGATCCACGCCCGTGGTGCTGATCGTCCACGCCGGCGACATGGCCCGCGCCGGCCACGAGCTGTTTCGCGCGCCCAACGGCGTATGGCTCACCAAGCGCGTTCCGCCGGCGTTCATCAGCGAGCGCTAGCACGCGGACGGGATCGACCCGGGCCGACCATGAGAATCGACCCGGGCCGAGCGCGACGCGTCGAGACGCGGAGTTGCGTTCATTAGCGACGCTGTCATCCAGCGGCGCGCGCGGTGCCCAGGGTGGACAAGAGGTGACCTTCGGTCGCCCCCCAATCCAGGACGGGGATGGCCCAGGCGGGCGCGGGGCGGCGCTGAGGTCCGAACAGAAAGCGATGACGCACGATGCCGTCGAGGTGCGCCAGTACGTCGGCGCGATCATCCACGAAGTGGGTGAGCGCCAGCCGCCGTGCGTGGATGGCCTTGTCCCGGCGCTCGCGACAGAAGCGAAGGTGCTCCGGCGGAATGCCGGTGAGCTGGTGAAATCCTTGCAGCGCGAGCCAACGCCGCGAGCGCGCTTCGATCTTCGGTCCGCACTTGGAAACGATCCACACGCGCCCGGCGAAGGGATCGCGCAGGCGACCGATGGCGGCGAAGGCACCGGGCATCTGCGGAGTACGCATCGCGTCGTCCTCGCTGCCGCTGAGAAACTGGGTGTCGCCCCCGTGTTCGTCCACGGGGCTGATGATGACGCGCCCGATGTCGATGCCGAGGGCGGGCGCTGCGGTTCTGATGTGCTTGCTCATGATTCTTTCCTTCACGAGCAAGGTACGTCGCCGGGAATAATGCGGAACTTATGGTTTCTAATATACTATAATCAAATGGATATACCTTTTCAGGATGCCCTGGAACTCGGCCGGCTGCGTTCCTTCCTCGTGTTCGCGGAACACTGCAACTTCACTCGCGCAGCCCGGGAGTTGGCGCTGACGCAGCCTGCTCTCTTCGCGCAAGTGAAGCGACTGGCGACGGATCTGGGCGTCGAACTGTATCGCCGCAAAGGCCGCAGTTTGGAGCTCAGTCCCGAAGGCGTGCGCGTGCAGCGCTTTGCCCGAGAGTGGATCGAGCGCAGTGGTGATTTCGTGCGAGAGCTTCACGGCGTCGCACCGGCACGCAGCGTGCGCCTGGCGGCGGGCGAAGGCGCGTATCTGTACCTCCTGGGCGCTGCGATCCGCGAGCATCGCCGCCTCTCGCCCTTCGCCTTGCGGCTACTGACTCGAGACGCGCCGGGCACGCTGCAGAGTCTTCGCAGCGGGGAGGCCGACGCGGGCGTCGCCGCCCTGACGGAGCTGCCCCAGGACTTGCATACGGAGACGCTGCGCTCCGTCGGGCAGAACCTGGTGTTGCCGCGTGGGCACGCGCTGGCGAAGAAGCGGCGTGTGACCCTCGATGACTTGGAGGACCAGGCGTTGATCGTGCCGCCAGTCGGGCGGCCCCACCGTACCGCGCTGGCGCGCGCGCTACTCGGTGCCGGTGTGAGTTGGCGAGTGGCAGTGGAGGTCAGCGGTTGGGAACTGATGCTGCACTTGGTGCAACTCGGCCTGGGGATCGCTGTCGTGAACGACATCGTGCGCGTGCCGCGGGGGTTGGTGGCGCGGCCGCTGCGCGGGCTTTCTTCGATTCGCTACCAGCTGATCACGCGCCCAGGCGAACGCCACGAGTCGGTGGTCGAGCTCTGCGCATTACTGCGCAAGCACGCCCACCGCTAGCGGTGAAGCGCGCTGGAGGCGCCAATGCGGCGAACGGCGCGGCGGCGAAGCGAAGCGAAGGGGTTAGGTGCGCGCGCACGGGCAGCGGTGAGCATGTGGCGGTACGTGAAGGTACAGGCGCGCGCGTGTTGGGCCGCGCACGGCCGAGCGCGCCATGGCTGCGGCATCGAATTTCGATCCGCTCGTCGTGCACGACGCTCGCCAGCGGCCGTCAGGTGAAGTAGGAGTGACTCGAGGAGGACCAGCATGGGCTATGGGCATCAACCGCCGGGCGGATATGGGCCGCCGGGGTCGCCGGGTGGATACGGACCGCCACCGGGTGGGTACGGACCACCGGGGCAGCCGCCGGGGTACGGGGGACCGCCGGGTGGATTCAATCCGCCGCAGGGCGGATATGGTGCGCCGCCCGGGTACGGCGCGCCGCCTGGAGGCATGGGCGGTGGGCCGCAGATGGACCCGGTGGCGATCGTCTCGCTCGTCATCGGCATCCTCAGCTTGCCCTTGCACTTTTGCTGCTACCTGGGCTGGCCGGTGGGCATCATCGCCATCATCTGCTCCATCGTCTCGCTCGTGCGCATCAATGGATCGAACGGCAAGCTGACGGGCAAAGGCCTCGCCATCGGCGGCATCGTCGCGGCACTGCTCGGCTTCTTGATGATGATCGCGATCTTCGTGATTTGGGGTGCCGCGGTCATGATTTCGTCGGTGTGACGAACGAGCTGGTCGAAGCGCAAGCTGGGGTGCGGCGAATTCCGGAGCCGCCGCCCCGGCGCCCGTGATATTTCGTCGGGATGCAGCGGGTCGGCGCGGGTCGGTGGGTCGTGTCCTTGGCTGTGTGCGCGGGTGCGGCGTACGGCGTCGTGAGTTGCTGCAAGCAGGAACCGGCACAACCTTCGATGGCGCCAACTGCCACGGAAGGGCCAGTTGCCACGGTAGCACCGGTGACCACGGAGTCGCCGGTTCCACCGCAGCCGACAGCTACGGAGAGCGCGCCGGTGGAACCGGTGCCTACTGCCAGCGCAACCGCAGCACCAATGGGTGCGGAGCTGCGACCCGGTGTCGGCAGCTGCAAGGTGGATGGCGACTGCACACTCGGCGTCGGGGCGCGCGGCTGTTGCATTCATCCGTGCATCGCAACCGCGGTGAACGCGAAGCAGGAAGCGGCCGACAGCGCTTGGAACGAGCGTGCGTGTCGGACGAAGAAGTGCCCCCCGCCGGCTCCGTGCCGCATCACCCATCGTGCCGTCGCTGCGCTGTGTCGAGACGGGCGCTGCATGACCCAGGTCGAGCCCGTGGCGCTGGCCGACGACGATCCCGGCTACTGACGCGCGGGCGCTGCGAGTCCCCGATCGACGCATCGCACGCGGCGCTTCGCCTGCGGTGAGGCGCCGGCGCTTGAAACCGATCGCGAATCGCCGCCAGCGGCCCAAGGTTGGCCGAGTTCGCGGGTCGACCCGTCGGCAACCTAGTCAGCCGGGAGATGACGAACATGAACGAGCGCACTCGCGATGTGCGGCGGGCAGGACTTTGTGCGGCGATCTCAGTCTTGCTCACCCTGGGCTGCGCCCAGCGCACGACTCCACCCGTGAGCCCGCCGATCTCGCCGCCCCAGCCGCCCTCGACCGCACAGCAGCAGAGCTTCGATCGCATGTTGAGCGAGTTCGCGCGGCTGGACCGCACAGGTGGCTGGACGGAAGAAGCGTGTCGCAGAGTTGCTGGTGAATTCGCTGAGTTTGCCGAGGCTACGCGCCAAGCCGTGGCTCGACACGATGCGGGCGTCGCGCTGCAACGCTGCGGCATGCACCAGGAAGCAGAGTCGCAGTTTAGAAAGGCGTTCGAAACTGACGCATCCCTCCATGCTGCTGAAGCGCAGCTAGTGCTCTACGATTTCGGGCGCGACCACGACGCAGCGCGCGCCATCGGGCGGCTGGAGACGTTGCTGCGCCGCGTGCGCTTTCAGAACTTGCCGGCGCTCGTGAGCCTCGCGGCCCTTCAGATGGAGCGCGACAACTCGGTGGCAACCGACGACGGCAAGAGCGATCTCGATCGCGCGAAGCTCAACCTGACGCGGGCTCTGGCGATAGACGATCGCTTCGTGCCAGCGATGAATCAGCTCGCGCTCTATCACTTGCAGGCGTCCAGAACCGCGCCGCCGGGCAAGCTGGGCCCAGCGCCCGGCAAGCTGGGCCTGGCCGGGACCAGTGAACCCGCGCGGGGCAACCGACAACGCCTCGATCTCGCCGCGCTGGTCGCGTCGCAAGGGCTCGGCAAACACCCTGGCTACGCGCCGCTGCACAACACCGCAGGTTTGATCCAGGTGGCTCTCGGCGATCTGGGAGCTGCGGCGAAGTCCTTCGCTACGGCGCGACGCCTCGACCCGCGCTTCGTGGAGGCGCACATGAACTACGCGGCGCTCAATCTCTCCTTTCGCGGCTTCGCCGAGGCCGAACGCGGCTATCGCAGCGCGCTCGCCCTCGATCCGAAGTCCTACGAAGCGCAGCTCGGCCTGGCCTTGGCGCTGCGCGGGCAGATCGGCAAAGGCGACAGACATCGAATCGAGGAAGCCGCGGTCGCGCTGGCCAAGGCGAGGCAGCTCGATCCCAAGCGGCCCGAGGCCTACTACAACGAAGCGATCCTGACGCAAGAGTTCGAGGCCAAGGACACCGAGCAAACGATGATCCCTGCGCTGACGAAGGCGAAGCGCCTGTATCGCACCTTCATCGAGCGGGCCGGCAGCGATCCCGCCTTCGCAGCAGGCGTGACGCGCGCGAAGGAGCGCTCCCAAGACATCGACGACACGATCGAGTTCCTGCGCAGCGGCAAGACCGCCGCGGCGCCTTAGTCTTTCGAGTCACGAGGCACGCTGGAGCAGCGACGGGCTACTCGCATGCGGGTCTGGCGACGCGCGACTCGCGAGGTTCGACGCACGCGCGTCTGGCGACCAGCTACTCGTGGACCTCGTAGCGAGCGACGCCCTCGGGAGCCGACGCGATCGGAGCGAGGATGCCGGCAAATCGGTTCTCTCCCTGCACATGGAGCTGAAAGAACGCGATGGCGTAGCGGTTGATCAACTCGTGCGCCTGCGCCGAGGGAATGCTGTCGGGGCCACAACCGTCGTCGAACTCCTCGACGGGCAAGCTGAGCAACTCGACCAACTCGCACATGTTCGAAAACGTATAGTGCCCAGCGTGGTCGATGCCCAGCAGGTAGCTCGTGCCGCCGAGCTGTTGGTAGGGTTTCACATTTTCATTTGCATACATCAAATATTGAGTTATTCAGTATTCAGATGCTGCAAGTGAATGAGGCAGCGAATCCCCCTTCAACCAAAGGAAATCCAGGAAATGTCGAATACTCCGTGTTGTGCCCCGGGCTGCTGCGGCCCCGCTGCCCGAACCGACCTCGCTGAAGGCGAAGACGCGATCCGCGAACAAGTGCGCTCCCAGTACGCGCACGTCGCTCGCCGAGGCGGCGGCGACCAGGCCCACGACGTGTCTCGCGCCCTTGGCTATTCGGAGGCCGAGCTGAGCGCCGTGCCCGAGGACGCGAATCTGGGCGTCGGTTGCGGAAACCCGACCGCCATCGCCTCCCTGAACGCGGGCGAGACGGTGCTCGATCTCGGCGCTGGCGCTGGGCTCGACGCCTTCATCGCGGCAACGAAGGTCGGAAAAGACGGGCGCGTCATCGGTGTCGACATGACCCCGGAGATGCTCGCCCGCGCGCGCTCCAACGCCGTCAAACACGGCGTGGCGGATCGCGTGGAGTTTCGCGAAGGTGTGATCGAGGATCTACCCGTCGTAGCCGACAGCGTCGACGTCGTTATCTCCAACTGCGTGATCAACCTCAGCCCCGACAAGCCTCGTGTTTTTCGCGAAGCCTTTCGCGTGCTCAAGCCGGGCGGTCGGTTGGCGGTTTCCGACATCGCCCTGACCGAGCCGCTGCCTCAGCAAATCCAGGAGCACGCCGCGCTCTACGCCGCGTGCATTGGTGGCGCGATGCTGATCGACGACTACGTGGCGGCCATCGAAGCCGCGGGCTTCACCGAGATCAAGGTCAACGGTCGCGACGCCGGCGCCATGTTGGAAGGCTGGCTGGAAGATCCCCTGGTGGCGTCCGTGGTGGAGGACGTCGGCGCGGATGTCGTGCGCCGTGCCGCTTCTACCGTGAAGAGCTACGCCGTCGAAGCGCGCAAGCCATGACGGACTTCACGACCGACCTGCTCGCCATCTTCCGCAAGTTCGGGTTGTTCGAGCGCGACCAGATCTGCTGCGGCACCGTCACGGTGCCGCAGTGCATCGTGCTGCAAACGCTGCTGGAAGGCGCAAACGACATCAATGGCCTGGCGGAAAGCTCCGGGGTGACCGCCAGCGCGATGACGCGCTTGGTGGATGGCCTGGAACGCAACGACTGGGTCACGCGTCAGCGTGGCGCCGACGATCGGCGGCGCATCGTCGTGGAGCTGACGCCGGGTGGCGAGCAAGAAGCGCGGCGGCTGCGCGCCCTGACCGAAGCGAGCGTCAACGCGGTGTTGCAGGCCATCCCTACCGACAAGCACGCACAAGTGACCGAGTCCGTGCGCCTGATTCGCGAGGCACTGGACCGCGCTGGACGAGCGGCGACGAAGTGCTGCGGTTGACCGAGCGCCGCATCGCGAGAATCGCGCGGTCTGGGGTCGCCAGGCGCGCGGAGGTCGCCAGGCGCGTGGGTCGCGCGCGCGTCACCGCACAACATGAGCCCGGTTCGAACCCGCACCGCGTCTGGGCAGATGGTGCTAGCGTCGGCTCGTGACCGATTGGTTCGCCATCGTTGGCGCCCGCAGCGACGACAAGCAGCGCGCTTTGGATCAAGTGGTGGCATGCCTGCAGTCGCAGCTGCGACTCGCCGGCTTCTTCCAGGAACGCGTTCACGACGACGCGGGCGAGGTCTCGGGTTGGGACGTGGTGCGCGTCGGCGGCAGTGGCCGCGAAGTACTGGCGCGTCGCAGTCCGAATCCGGAGCTGTGCGCCTACTCCTTCGAAGTCGGGGGCTTCGGTGCCGCGCGCAGCTGGGCGCAACAGGACGCGGACGTGGTCCTGGTCGGCGGCATGGGCAAGCTGGAAGCAGCCGGCGGCGGCCATTTCCCCGTGGTGCAGGCGTTGATCGAGGCGCCGGACGCGCCCGCCCTGCTGCTCTGCATTCGCGACACGAGCCTCGCCAACATCGCGCTGCGTCTGCCGGATCCCGCGGGCTTCATCCACTTGCCGTGCGAAGCATCCGAGCTCGACGATTTCTGCAACGCGATCCTCGAACGCTGCACGATGCGCGCGTCACTTGCGCGCGGGTAGGTCGAGGCGCGTCACTTGCGCGCGGGTAGATCAAAGCGCGGCGAGGCACGCGTCACTTGCGCGCGGGTAGGTCGAACACCGCGGGCGCGCTGCGGTTGCCCGCGAGATCCACGGCGATCACACCGATTCGCACGGGCCCCTCATCCCGGGAGTCGAAGCTGAAGCCGCGACAACCCATGAACCCGATGCCCAGGAGTGGTGGACTCTCGGCGAAGGTGCGAGGATCGACGAGGAGGCCGTAGCCCGCCGCCGGCTGCGAGAAGTCGAGCGTCGCTCCGGGTTTTTCGCTCCACACCTGATAGCGCACGAGCCCCGGCCCGCCCTCGTCTTTGGCGGGTGCGGCCTGGACGAAGATCGGCGCCGCGCCTTCGTAGTCGTCAAGCGTGATCACTCGAGGCTTTCCCGGTTTGCTGGGCTGGGGCTTGGACGGGCGATATGCAGAGCTCGCCGTCCAACTCGGCGCCACTTCATCCGCCTTGGTGCCGGTGCGCAAGGTACCGACGAGGATTTCAGCTGCCTCGCTCACCACCACCACGTCGTAGCGCGCGCGGGGGCGCAACCGTTCGCGTGGAATCAGCTCGTACACCTCTGTCTCCGGCAAGATCGCGCGCTCCAAGCGGCACTCGATGACGTGGGATTCCTTGTCACGCACCGGTGCGCTGCGCAGCTCGAAGGACAGGACGGTCGGCGGGCAGGGGCTGGCGGCATCGCAGCCCCTGGCACGACGCAAGGCGAGTTCCGTAGCCCTTACCCACACGTGGGTATTGAGCGGCGCACGCACCAGGGGCGGCGGATAGACCTCGAACGCCGGTGGCGCGACGCAGGTGTAAGCCATGCCGTCCTCGTGAACGCCGAGCAGCGCAGCGCAAAGGAGCAGCGCACGCCATGGCGCAACGCCGCTCGTCCCTGAAGCTGGCGTCCAAGCCCTGACCGCGGTTACCCTCACCGCGTGAGGGTACACCCGTCTGCGGTAGCGTGCATCGCGATCGCCACGCTTGCGTGCACGACTCGACAGGCGACCCTCGGGCCGCAGTCCACCGTCGCAGTCCCTGCCAATCCACCCGCGACGCCGACGCCGCCCGCGGAGAAGCGAACCGTGACCGTCCACGTGGTGGACGAGGAAGGCGCTTTCATCGGTGCGTTGCCGGAAGCGAGCGAGAAACTCGGCGCGTGCTCCCCCACCCCGCGCGGCTGGGTCCTGTTTCGCAAGCGCGAGAATACGCCGACGCGCTCCGAGGCCGAGACTGCACCGAACGCGGCCGAGTCCGCTGGCGGACTGGAATTGGCCGAGGCCGAAAGCTTGGACGCATCGACGCTGCGCTGTCTTCGCAACAAGCTCGACGCCGACGCGCTCCGAGACTTGACGGCGGTGCAGTCGACGGTGCTCATCTACGTGAGGGTGGAATGAATGCGTATCATCGGGGCCGCGCCCTGGGCGCGGCTGCAACCATAGCCGCGTGTGCGCTTGTCATGTGCCAACCCAAGGCCCCGCCCGCCGCCGAACCGCGAGCGAGCGATCCCCCGAACCGCTCCGTCGCGACGGCGCCCACTGCGATCACGGCCCCCAGCGACGCGGCAACCGATTCTTCGACCGCAACGCCAAGCGCATCAGCTTCCGCCGTCCCCGATGCTGGCGTCCCACCGACGAAGCCCATCGAGCTTGGCACTGATCCGACGCGCTTCGCCTGCGGCCACTTGGCGTGTCGGGCCGGCAAGGAATCCTGCTGCCTGGGCGAGTCGGCGGATTGCGTGCCGACGGTGGCGCCTACCGAAGACGACGAGATCACACCCCTGGCGTCGCAGCTTCAGGCTTGCCCGCACGGACAACCGAGCACGCTGACCCGCTGCGACGAGTCCATCGACTGCCCGAGGCAGCAGTTGTGCTGCAGCGGTCCTTTGGATACCAGCAGCAACGGTGTGGTGTGCCAGTCCCCGGGCCCCGGGGGCCGCTTCAACTGTACGGACGCCGAGCACTGCGTCAAAGGCGGCAGCTGTCGCAGCCAGGGCGCGGTGTGCGTACCGCGCGAAGGCGTGGGCTACGTCTGCGAGAAGCCCGTGGCGAGCCTGCCATGCGCAGGCAAGCGCTGCGGCAAGGGCGAGGTGTGTTGCGGTGATCCGCAAACCTGTGTGGCGCTCGAAGCATGTCAGGGCTTTGCTGTGCGCTGCAGCCAGCCCAAGGATTGTCTGCCAGGTCAACGATGCGTGGTGAACCATCTGGGTTCCTACTGCACCGGCTACGGTGACGTCGGCACCGCCTCCGTTGCATGCGCCACGGACGCCGACTGCGGCTATGCTGACCGGCCCTGTGCTCGCATGCGTTGCCGCGCCGACGCGGATCTGGGTTTCAAGACCTGCGCTTGCCCTTGACCGGGCGTAGCCGAAGCGGTGAGGGAATCGCGCAATGCGGGCTCAGCCGTCAGGATTCAACCATCCACCGGTCGCGCTCGATTCCGCGAACGCCGAAACCACCACACCGTGAGCACGGTGGCCGCCACTACGAGCACGACGACGAGCCAGTTCTGTAGGGACATGCCGCTCATGATCGCGAACAGCTTCTCGCCAAAGTACGCGGTGGCCAGCAGCGGCACGATGTAGCCGACCGCCGATCCCCAGAAGTGCGTCCAGAAGGGGACCTTCGACACCCCGAAGAAGGCGTGAAGCAAGGGCGGCATCCAAAAGATGAAGCGCAGCGTCATGACCGTCACGAAGCCGCGCTCCGCCAGCGCTTCGTCGTAGCTGCGAAAGCGCGTTGGGATCTTGGAGGCGATCCAGTCCCGGGCTACGAAGCGCGCGAAGGAAAAGCCCACCACGCTGGCGGCCATCGTCCCGGCCATCGACAGGGCAAAGGCCGTGGGCCAAGGCCAGATCAACGGCGCCGCGATGATGAACACGGTGCCGGGCACACCGAAGGGTTGCAGCACGGTGTAGGCACCGATGAAGATCGCGTAGCCCCAGGGCCCGAGCGCCACCAGATCCCGCGCCAGTTGCTTCGGATCGTGAAAATGCTGGAACACGCCGAGCTGGTGCGCGGTGAGTAGCCCAGCGGCGACGAACAGCACCAGACCGAGCTGGTAGCGGGAGCGCGCGCGGGCCATGACCGTGTGTCTAGCGCGTCAGAGCGCACACCACCACACATCGACGTCGGGGACCGATGAACCGAGCGCCGCCCCCAGAAGCGTGTAGACTCGGAGAACCAGGAGGTTTCATGTCTCGACTTCGCTTCGCTTTGGTCAGCGTGCTGGCCGTTCCGACGCTGATTGTCGCCGCCTGCAGCGGCAGTGACGAGAACAAGGTGGTCGGCGGGGGCGGCGTCGGGGCGAACGGCGGCTCAGGCGGTGGCAGTGCCGGCAGCGGCGGCGGCATCGTGCTGGATTCGGGCACGGGCGGCGTGACGCAGTGCGGGCCCACGCAGCCCTGTGAGACCGGCGTGTGCGAGAAGGGTATTTGCTGCGCAGCCCCTGGACTGGCCTGCAACGGACAATGCTGCCCCAGCGGCGACGTGTGCTTGTTCGAGCAGTGCAAGACTCCGGGCAAAGTTTGTCAGAGTTCTGCCGACTGCGGCGACGGCAAGTACTGCGAGACGAGCTTGGGCGAAGGCCAAGACGGCGGCGCGAGCGACGCAGGGTCGGGCGACGGCGGCAAGGTGTGCACCAGTGGCGTGTCGGCAGGCGGACGCTGCATCGATCTGCCGCCCATCTGCGGTGAAGGGGACGCCGGCGACGCGGGTGGCTGCTTCGAGAAGTGCGAATACCATCCCACTGCGGGTCAGCTGCAAACCACGAAGAAGTGGCAATGGGGCCAAGAGCTGCCCCCGCCGGAGTTCCCCGCCTTCATCGACACCTGGGCCACGCCCACGGTGGGACGCGTGTACGACTCGAACTGCGACGGCGCGGTGAACGAAGGCGACGCGCCCACGGTCGTGTTCGTGTCGGGCAACGCGAAGGGCACGTGCTGCTCTTGCACGGGTGCAGAAACGGCCTGTCGCGACGGCGTGCTGCGCGCGGTGGATGGGCGCACCGGCACCACCCTGTGGTCGCTGCGCAAGGCGGAAGCCTCGAGCGCGGGTTTCGCGGGGCTTTCCACGGCCATTGGCGACGTGAACGGCGACGGCACGATGGAGATCGTGGCGATGACCGGTGAAGGTAAGATCGCCCTGGTCAGCGGCGACGGTCAGGTGCTTGGTGTGTCCGACAAACCCACGACGCACCAGGCCGTCGGCACTTTCGGTTGGGGCGGCGGGATCTCCCTCGGTGACATGGACAACGACGGCAATCCCGAAGTCGCCTACGGCTCGACGGTGTGGACCATCAATGGCACGACCGTCACGCATCTCTTCAATGGCGGCAAGGGCAGCGGCGGCAGTGGCGGTCAGTCCCTCTCCTTCTTCGTGGATCTGGACGGCGACGGCGCACTGGAACTCTGCGCCAGCAGCACCGCCTACAACAGCAAGACGGGGGGAACATTGTGGGATCGCTCCGTCGCGGGAACCCTGGGCCCGGTAGTGCCGAACGGACTGAGCGCGGCCGCGGACCTCGATGGCGACAAGAAGCCGGAAGTGGTGGTGGTCGCGGGTGGACAAGTGTGGATTCTCGAGGGCGCGACCGGCACGACCGAGATCGGCCCCTTCACGTTGCTGGGCAACGGCAACGGTGGTCCGCCGACCATCGCTGACTTCGACGGCGACGGCCAGGTGGAGATCGGCGTCGCGCAGCAGAACAAGTACTCCATGCTGAAGCCGAACTACACCACCAAGCAGTTGGCTAGCGTGTGGGAGGCTCCCAATCACGACCTGTCTTCCTCCGTGACGGGCTCCAGCGTGTTCGACTTCGAGGGCGATGGTCGCGCCGAGGTCGTCTACAACGACGAGTGCTTCCTCTGGGTGTACGACGGCCAGACTGGCGCCGTGCTACTCGCGGAACTCACGACTTCCTTCACTGCCACCGAAGCATCCATCGTGGCCGACGTGGACGGCGATGGGCATTCGGAAATCGTGATGGTTTCCAACGGTGCAAGCCCGACCAACTGGAAGTGCAACATCGCTCCCTGGAATCAGCCCGACCC
The nucleotide sequence above comes from Polyangiaceae bacterium. Encoded proteins:
- a CDS encoding RNA 2'-phosphotransferase, whose translation is MTPEARRKKSKLLSFLLRHRPDMVGLRLDAGGWLGCTELLEAIAREGFSLTEEELREVVATSDKARFEMSADGKRVRAVQGHSVDVELGYRAETPPELLFHGTSAGAVPSILRSGLDPRSRVHVHLSPDRASAEIVARRRSTPVVLIVHAGDMARAGHELFRAPNGVWLTKRVPPAFISER
- a CDS encoding LysR family transcriptional regulator, with translation MDIPFQDALELGRLRSFLVFAEHCNFTRAARELALTQPALFAQVKRLATDLGVELYRRKGRSLELSPEGVRVQRFAREWIERSGDFVRELHGVAPARSVRLAAGEGAYLYLLGAAIREHRRLSPFALRLLTRDAPGTLQSLRSGEADAGVAALTELPQDLHTETLRSVGQNLVLPRGHALAKKRRVTLDDLEDQALIVPPVGRPHRTALARALLGAGVSWRVAVEVSGWELMLHLVQLGLGIAVVNDIVRVPRGLVARPLRGLSSIRYQLITRPGERHESVVELCALLRKHAHR
- a CDS encoding DUF4190 domain-containing protein encodes the protein MGYGHQPPGGYGPPGSPGGYGPPPGGYGPPGQPPGYGGPPGGFNPPQGGYGAPPGYGAPPGGMGGGPQMDPVAIVSLVIGILSLPLHFCCYLGWPVGIIAIICSIVSLVRINGSNGKLTGKGLAIGGIVAALLGFLMMIAIFVIWGAAVMISSV
- the arsM gene encoding arsenite methyltransferase gives rise to the protein MRQRIPLQPKEIQEMSNTPCCAPGCCGPAARTDLAEGEDAIREQVRSQYAHVARRGGGDQAHDVSRALGYSEAELSAVPEDANLGVGCGNPTAIASLNAGETVLDLGAGAGLDAFIAATKVGKDGRVIGVDMTPEMLARARSNAVKHGVADRVEFREGVIEDLPVVADSVDVVISNCVINLSPDKPRVFREAFRVLKPGGRLAVSDIALTEPLPQQIQEHAALYAACIGGAMLIDDYVAAIEAAGFTEIKVNGRDAGAMLEGWLEDPLVASVVEDVGADVVRRAASTVKSYAVEARKP
- a CDS encoding MarR family winged helix-turn-helix transcriptional regulator, translating into MTDFTTDLLAIFRKFGLFERDQICCGTVTVPQCIVLQTLLEGANDINGLAESSGVTASAMTRLVDGLERNDWVTRQRGADDRRRIVVELTPGGEQEARRLRALTEASVNAVLQAIPTDKHAQVTESVRLIREALDRAGRAATKCCG
- a CDS encoding VTT domain-containing protein, translating into MARARSRYQLGLVLFVAAGLLTAHQLGVFQHFHDPKQLARDLVALGPWGYAIFIGAYTVLQPFGVPGTVFIIAAPLIWPWPTAFALSMAGTMAASVVGFSFARFVARDWIASKIPTRFRSYDEALAERGFVTVMTLRFIFWMPPLLHAFFGVSKVPFWTHFWGSAVGYIVPLLATAYFGEKLFAIMSGMSLQNWLVVVLVVAATVLTVWWFRRSRNRARPVDG
- a CDS encoding FG-GAP-like repeat-containing protein → MSRLRFALVSVLAVPTLIVAACSGSDENKVVGGGGVGANGGSGGGSAGSGGGIVLDSGTGGVTQCGPTQPCETGVCEKGICCAAPGLACNGQCCPSGDVCLFEQCKTPGKVCQSSADCGDGKYCETSLGEGQDGGASDAGSGDGGKVCTSGVSAGGRCIDLPPICGEGDAGDAGGCFEKCEYHPTAGQLQTTKKWQWGQELPPPEFPAFIDTWATPTVGRVYDSNCDGAVNEGDAPTVVFVSGNAKGTCCSCTGAETACRDGVLRAVDGRTGTTLWSLRKAEASSAGFAGLSTAIGDVNGDGTMEIVAMTGEGKIALVSGDGQVLGVSDKPTTHQAVGTFGWGGGISLGDMDNDGNPEVAYGSTVWTINGTTVTHLFNGGKGSGGSGGQSLSFFVDLDGDGALELCASSTAYNSKTGGTLWDRSVAGTLGPVVPNGLSAAADLDGDKKPEVVVVAGGQVWILEGATGTTEIGPFTLLGNGNGGPPTIADFDGDGQVEIGVAQQNKYSMLKPNYTTKQLASVWEAPNHDLSSSVTGSSVFDFEGDGRAEVVYNDECFLWVYDGQTGAVLLAELTTSFTATEASIVADVDGDGHSEIVMVSNGASPTNWKCNIAPWNQPDPTNNRPAWKPPTGQTVYRGLTVWGDKQNSWVGTRTLWNQHAYSVSNVCDNRDSACIAPNTYGLIPKQQQANWNISWLNNFRQNVQDKGLFDAPDAVVTVNVECSDPVVVHVTVRNIGLSGLPAGVPVDVYNGNTKIGTVTTTQPLGPGQSETIAFTVPSGAGGQADTYSATIAQDPNNKTFNECREDNNDAIGAKADCGPK